The following coding sequences lie in one Calidithermus timidus DSM 17022 genomic window:
- the cas1e gene encoding type I-E CRISPR-associated endonuclease Cas1e, with amino-acid sequence MKYETRNLQELPKFRDGLSYLYLEHGRLEQQDQAVAFYTQEGVISIPAAALGVLLLGPGTAVTHAAIRQLANNGCSVFWVGEEMVRFYASGMGETRSSAHLMRQVQAWADPQAHLEVVKRMYRLRFPEGLPPDLTLEQIRGREGVRVRETYARWSRETGVEWMGRNYNRGNWAEADPINRALSAGAACLYGLCHAAIVSAGYSPALGFIHTGKQLSFLYDIADLYKAETLIPTAFQVVAESEHGVERRVRYALRDQLKRVKLLERVVDDLHRLFDGLEIPDPYATDPAAPGELWDPEGNLQGGVMYGLDTEDER; translated from the coding sequence GTGAAGTACGAGACCCGCAACCTGCAAGAACTCCCCAAGTTCCGCGACGGGCTTTCGTACCTCTACTTGGAGCATGGGCGCCTCGAGCAGCAAGACCAGGCAGTGGCTTTCTACACCCAAGAAGGTGTGATTTCGATTCCCGCCGCCGCCCTGGGGGTGCTCCTCCTGGGGCCCGGCACCGCAGTAACCCACGCGGCCATCCGTCAGCTCGCCAACAACGGCTGCTCGGTGTTTTGGGTGGGCGAGGAGATGGTGCGTTTTTACGCCAGTGGCATGGGCGAAACCCGCTCCAGTGCCCACCTCATGCGCCAGGTGCAGGCCTGGGCCGACCCCCAGGCCCACCTCGAGGTGGTCAAACGCATGTACCGCCTGCGCTTTCCTGAGGGACTTCCGCCTGATCTGACCCTCGAGCAAATCCGGGGCCGCGAGGGCGTGCGGGTGCGGGAGACCTACGCCCGCTGGAGCCGCGAAACCGGCGTGGAGTGGATGGGCCGCAACTACAACCGGGGCAACTGGGCCGAGGCCGACCCCATCAACCGCGCCCTCTCCGCCGGGGCGGCCTGCCTGTATGGCCTCTGCCACGCGGCCATCGTGTCGGCAGGCTACAGCCCGGCCCTGGGCTTCATCCACACCGGCAAGCAGCTTTCTTTCTTGTACGACATCGCCGATCTCTACAAAGCTGAAACGCTGATTCCCACCGCATTCCAGGTGGTAGCCGAATCGGAACACGGCGTGGAGCGCCGAGTGCGCTACGCCCTGCGCGACCAACTCAAGCGGGTCAAGCTCCTCGAGCGGGTTGTAGACGACCTACACCGCCTATTCGATGGCCTCGAAATCCCCGACCCCTACGCC